Proteins from a genomic interval of Debaryomyces hansenii CBS767 chromosome E complete sequence:
- a CDS encoding DEHA2E00198p (no similarity) — MESHELRIREVGGVSILVHKDKIVNPLAEKFANKYLPRLIESSEIRSTILSEIKSYYQEHSKQHYLLKQIIAVTDDSEVPGVKESKLNVCKLCFNHASKSHINHHLRTEHRVNCNFQRHVFRTTGYAIPNQKCGFSYIYREKEDTKPPTSMTTIEGPHTHLRHEDKFLRTINANLYYGKGYPQYLHSENKEESIPVFEAVKKYILQDRPHLKGTHPIYNRMLREGILKVPVLFTTQVIYANYAGRFFYTFAKLCDNRIIEEVVTNPTDEVVKRAVMETIEKYIVVEEDTTETFMKAVIISLMLPDDRFAQSKVRAKIFDGINYFLKLAIAD; from the coding sequence atgGAGTCGCACGAATTACGTATTAGAGAAGTCGGGGGAGTGTCTATTTTAGTGCACAAGGACAAAATAGTAAATCCTTTGGCTGAGaaatttgcaaataaatatcTACCACGTCTTATCGAAAGTAGTGAAATCCGCAGTACTATATTGTCGGAAATTAAAAGTTACTACCAGGAACATTCCAAACagcattatttattgaagcaGATAATTGCTGTTACAGATGACTCCGAGGTACCAGGAGTCAAAGAATCTAAGCTAAATGTTTGCAAGCTTTGCTTCAATCATGCCTCAAAGTCACACATTAATCATCATCTTAGAACAGAACACAGAGTCAATTGCAACTTCCAACGGCACGTCTTCAGAACAACCGGGTATGCAATTCCCAACCAAAAGTGCGGCTTTTCCTATATATACCGCGAAAAAGAAGACACCAAACCGCCCACTTCAATGACAACCATCGAAGGCCCGCATACCCATCTCCGGCACGAGGACAAGTTCCTCCGCACAATCAACGCCAACCTATATTACGGAAAGGGATACCCGCAGTATCTACACAGCGAAAACAAGGAAGAGAGCATACCGGTGTTTGAGGCCGTCAAGAAGTATATTCTCCAGGACAGGCCACATTTGAAAGGCACGCATCCCATTTACAACCGGATGTTGCGAGAGGGAATATTGAAGGTGCCGGTTCTCTTTACGACGCAGGTGATATATGCAAATTACGCCGGCCGCTTTTTCTACACGTTTGCCAAGTTATGCGATAACCGAATCATCGAGGAGGTGGTGACCAATCCCACCGACGAAGTGGTGAAGCGAGCGGTGATGGAGACGATCGAGAAGTATATTGTGGTGGAAGAAGACACGACTGAAACGTTTATGAAAGCCGTGATTATCTCGTTGATGCTTCCCGATGACCGGTTTGCGCAGTCGAAGGTGCGAGCCAAAATCTTTGACGGCATCAActatttcttgaagttgGCCATAGCAGACTAA
- a CDS encoding DEHA2E00154p (weakly similar to uniprot|P40971 Saccharomyces cerevisiae YDR034C LYS14 Transcriptional activator involved in regulation of genes of the lysine biosynthesis pathway), whose amino-acid sequence MEDETNTENSNSIRKRSYSRKGCNECKKRKLKCDETKPCCLKCSKSSKVCSYKQIAKFCDSRTATLGNILLTKQNKIFKNSCSNLSPSVDSTKVDNRKENKAQAIQLNKDNRDVLRHDTSKSKVFPCIHKDDEFSIKHRKPKYSAINEPKISNESPSEVIIQESTTPGSLNRILDKYNRHDQTLLNDASSLTHGLNDIAIIDMLDEMPNVMDEIKHKSSIGMNRAQSNLIKDTDSKINNLILFYDLNADHKNYLSLFYNKYSIWLMPFSSGTKNICNETLMNLALEFPFLLNAIFSITARYENFCVSNSVDEYYQKYYFIMCCKGFASMFEDKTQISKYIEPLILTTLILVTDAVAFVNGDWRSHLKVAHNLFSKYVSIYKRTSNSILLSTIWFAALEILAVVSNPLGGAINSQAEFDTMMSAGVNLKDNSLSIQLGLTLPNGYNVFLGYSEEAVTMFTTFVRITLRMKENSIHRVSSDDLTSLFCKIKDADRYYLASHDCVISQDNPYHPNNKAGMLLPIATYGYNNNIIFSWFDISHKLHVHALYLKILTDKHFLNLPEDSPLVHDVVKKILGLCHFFQGIDFESTSFTIAEQLEENKNTPLWSDRRLLTVHWPLLTCGLCCVDKLERLKIKLYFKSLIQMGARSLERSLKNVENKWSGGSGISDYVPFV is encoded by the coding sequence atGGAAGATGAAACAAATACTGAAAACTCGAACTCTATTCGAAAGAGAAGCTATAGTCGTAAGGGTTGTAATGAATGCAAAAAGAGAAAACTAAAATGTGATGAAACTAAACCTTGTTGTTTGAAGTGCAGCAAATCGCTGAAAGTTTGTTCATATAAACAAATAGCCAAGTTCTGTGATTCAAGGACTGCGACTCTAGGGAACATTTTATTAACTAAACAgaacaaaattttcaaaaattcttgttctAATCTATCTCCATCAGTTGATCTGACTAAGGTAGATAACaggaaagaaaataaagcCCAAGCAATTCAGTTGAATAAAGACAACAGGGATGTTTTAAGACACGATACTAGTAAATCCAAAGTTTTTCCATGCATTcataaagatgatgaatttctGATAAAACATAGAAAACCCAAATATTCTGCAATAAACGAAcctaaaatttcaaatgaaagCCCTTCTGAAGTTATAATTCAAGAGAGTACTACCCCTGGCTCATTAAATAGGATTCTTGATAAGTACAACAGACATGATCAaacattattaaatgatgcttcttctttaaccCATGGGTTGAATGATAttgcaataattgataTGCTCGATGAAATGCCAAACGTTATGGACGAGATTAAACATAAATCATCAATCGGTATGAACCGTGCCCAATCAAACTTGATTAAGGATACAGATtctaaaataaataatttgattctATTTTATGATTTGAATGCAGATCATAAAAACTACTTAAGCTTattctataataaatacTCTATATGGTTGATGCCTTTTTCATCGGGGACAAAGAACATTTGCAATGAAACATTGATGAACCTAGCTCTAGAGTTTCCATTTTTACTCAATGCAATATTTTCCATAACTGCACgatatgaaaatttttgtGTTTCCAATTCTGTTGATGagtattatcaaaaatattattttataatgTGTTGCAAAGGGTTTGCAAGTATGTTTGAAGACAAAACGCAAATATCGAAATATATTGAACCATTAATTTTAACCACTTTAATATTGGTTACTGATGCAGTTGCGTTTGTCAATGGCGACTGGAGATCTCATCTAAAAGTTGCACATAACTTATTCAGCAAATATGTGAGCATTTACAAAAGAACTagtaattcaatattactTTCGACGATTTGGTTTGCCGCGCTAGAGATTTTGGCAGTGGTCTCTAATCCATTGGGTGGAGCAATTAATTCACAGGCGGAGTTTGATACGATGATGAGTGCAGGTGTCAACTTGAAAGATAATAGCTTGAGTATACAATTAGGGTTGACTTTACCCAACGGGTATAATGTATTTTTGGGATACTCTGAAGAAGCAGTCACCATGTTCACGACATTTGTCAGAATAACACTCAGGATGAAAGAAAACTCCATTCATCGTGTTTCCTCGGACGATTTAACATCACTTTTTTGTAAAATAAAAGATGCGGATAGATACTATTTAGCTTCACATGATTGCGTAATATCACAAGATAATCCATATCATCCAAACAATAAAGCTGGAATGCTTTTACCAATAGCAACTTATGGATacaataacaatattattttctcCTGGTTTGATATTTCACACAAGCTTCATGTGCACGCGCTCTACTTGAAGATACTAACTGATAAGcattttctcaatttaCCAGAAGATTCTCCTTTGGTACATGACGTagtgaaaaaaattctaGGACTATGTCACTTTTTTCAGGGAATTGACTTTGAGAGTACAAGCTTTACTATTGCCGAACAGTTAGAAGAGAATAAGAATACTCCATTGTGGCTGGATAGAAGATTATTGACTGTTCATTGGCCGTTGCTAACTTGCGGTCTCTGCTGTGTAGATAAACTtgaaagattgaaaattaaattgTATTTCAAGAGTTTAATTCAAATGGGTGCCAGGTCATTGGAAAGATCACTTAAGAATGTGGAGAATAAATGGAGCGGTGGGTCAGGAATTTCAGATTATGTACCTTTTGTGtaa
- a CDS encoding DEHA2E00176p (no similarity) has translation MLIRNNAKEIIKNWENLAYQAFESTRSYNHKFNRTLQAFQTIVDQQDNRKVMIGSVRFSTSDLGKLVRCLVREYHTTVRNLLPDGMLMVDELYEEFRKHAKDMFSCMDLGYSVFYGTNELNKLSYQQRRTYEEAVGDKWKNQKYMRSMFDQFTRLNLNLFVCILITCGSPFRVTELLTLTFANPTDLVRTMYYSNGHIQINLLYNKNTHSSMRYSNHTKMLPIEVSKIVIHYVSIIKYLEVAIVEEHGWAKSKSDMSVADDWEDDAEFDESDGNDSEDEASLLASKALSKRDEIKTLLFMYKLGPRNGGQVFKYLESVSEKYIREKYTPRILRQALVYFTRTLLGEAKHQGVGILNRIDSIAGHRSETADLQYGVTHSNMYLPSAARNNIDIQISFAWHKILELEEKEVKDEPAPSNRQELKKLLSMVDVGKEEIEEVGRRLYGNFKFGSMGQVHTVYDAFHSVKDLMVISPTGSGKSNAYKMPILMEKKLRLPFVSFIICPFISLLEDVKVKLKELGELEVEIFDSDMAHEYYSNCDIIVLQLEKVSDAAGLVRYFESGSVFRRVRRLIMDEAHALIEHREFRGQSVSRVRDVFGESIPKLFLTATFPKAMERELCPMFGISDRRVHREDTIRKNIEHVVVREHVDVKRALRTIYAKEIRPRRTKGIVFVYSREMAKDLGERLRWMVFHGHMVPEEKAKAYKEFADTESAMMVATSAFSHGVDVEGISHVIAIGSVPNRAGSEAGFSERSDVQPLIIKKKKNRMK, from the coding sequence ATGTTGATAAGAAATAACGCCAAGGAGATTATCAAAAACTGGGAGAATCTAGCATACCAGGCATTTGAGTCCACACGGTCATACAACcataaattcaataggACATTGCAGGCTTTCCAGACGATAGTCGACCAGCAGGATAACCGAAAGGTGATGATCGGGTCAGTAAGGTTCAGTACGAGCGACCTTGGCAAGTTGGTTAGATGCTTGGTTCGGGAGTACCATACCACGGTTCGAAACTTGCTACCGGACGGGATGTTGATGGTGGACGAGCTATACGAGGAGTTTCGAAAACATGCCAAAGATATGTTCAGCTGCATGGATTTAGGATATAGTGTTTTCTACGGAACGAACGAACTCAACAAGCTTTCGTATCAGCAGCGACGCACGTACGAGGAAGCTGTCGGCGATAAATGGAAGAATCAAAAGTATATGAGAAGCATGTTTGACCAGTTTACCAGGCTCAACTTGAACCTCTTTGTGTGCATCTTGATCACCTGTGGCAGTCCATTTCGGGTGACGGAGTTGCTCACGTTGACGTTTGCCAACCCGACGGATTTGGTGCGTACGATGTATTATTCCAACGGGCATATTCAGATTAACCTTCTCTACAATAAGAATACACATAGCAGCATGCGATATTCGAACCATACCAAGATGTTGCCCATTGAGGTTTCCAAAATAGTCATCCATTACGTgtcaattatcaaatatttggagGTTGCAATCGTGGAAGAGCACGGGTGGGCCAAGTCCAAAAGCGATATGAGCGTGGCAGACGATTGGGAAGACGACGCTGAGTTTGACGAGCTGGACGGAAATGATCTGGAAGATGAGGCTAGCTTGTTAGCGTCCAAGGCGCTTTCCAAGAGGGATGAAATAAAGACGCTCTTGTTCATGTATAAGCTCGGACCGAGAAACGGGGGCCAGGTGTTCAAGTATTTGGAGCTGGTGAGTGAAAAGTATATCAGGGAGAAGTATACGCCCAGAATTTTACGGCAGGCATTAGTCTATTTTACGCGGACGCTCTTGGGAGAAGCAAAGCATCAAGGAGTGGGGATTCTCAATCGAATTGATTCCATTGCAGGTCATAGGTCAGAGACCGCCGATTTGCAGTACGGAGTTACGCATAGCAATATGTATCTTCCCAGCGCGGCCAGAAATAATATCGATATCCAGATCTCGTTTGCATGGCATAAAATCTTGGAGTTGGAAGAGAAGGAGGTGAAGGATGAGCCGGCGCCCAGCAATAGGCAGGAGTTGAAGAAGCTTCTTTCGATGGTTGATGTGGgcaaagaagaaatagaagaagTTGGGAGAAGGCTATATGGCAATTTCAAGTTTGGGTCCATGGGCCAGGTGCATACGGTGTATGACGCATTTCATAGTGTCAAGGATCTTATGGTGATCAGTCCGACGGGATCGGGTAAGAGCAATGCATATAAGATGCCAATTTTGATGGAGAAGAAGTTGCGGCTTCCGTTTGTCAGTTTTATCATCTGTCCGTTCATCAGTTTGCTTGAAGACGTAAAAGTGAAGTTGAAGGAGCTCGGAGAGCTAGAGGTGGAGATATTCGATAGCGATATGGCTCATGAATATTATAGCAATTGTGATATAATTGTGCTTCAGTTGGAAAAGGTGCTGGATGCAGCCGGGCTAGTCCGATATTTTGAGTCGGGATCGGTCTTTCGAAGAGTACGGCGGCTAATAATGGATGAGGCTCATGCATTGATTGAGCATCGGGAGTTTCGAGGCCAGTCTGTTTCGCGAGTGCGCGATGTATTTGGGGAGAGTATTCCCAAGCTTTTTCTAACGGCGACGTTTCCCAAGGCCATGGAAAGGGAATTATGCCCGATGTTTGGTATATCGGATAGGCGCGTGCATCGTGAAGATACGATCAGAAAGAATATCGAGCATGTTGTCGTACGGGAGCATGTAGATGTCAAGAGGGCGTTGCGCACGATATATGCAAAGGAAATAAGGCCTCGAAGAACGAAGGGTATTGTGTTTGTCTATCTGCGGGAGATGGCGAAGGATCTTGGTGAACGTCTAAGGTGGATGGTATTTCACGGGCATATGGTTCCCGAGGAAAAAGCAAAGGCATATAAGGAATTTGCAGATACGGAGAGTGCTATGATGGTTGCGACGTCGGCATTCAGCCATGGCGTGGATGTTGAGGGCATTAGCCATGTAATAGCCATCGGCAGTGTTCCCAATCGTGCTGGATCAGAAGCCGGATTCTCCGAGAGGCTGGATGTACAACCAttgattattaaaaaaaaaaaaaatcgtATGAAGTGA
- a CDS encoding DEHA2E00132p (no similarity) encodes MGVQGCADGYIGDHISLAPSFVVTRIDIMEICTKVVKSIEELRQELISEGNL; translated from the coding sequence ATGGGAGTCCAAGGTTGTGCAGATGGCTATATAGGTGATCATATATCATTAGCCCCATCATTTGTTGTTACTAGAATTGATATAATGGAGATTTGCACTAAGGTTGTTaagtcaattgaagaacttagacaagaattaatttctgAGGGTAACTTGTAG
- a CDS encoding DEHA2E00242p (weakly similar to uniprot|P47145 Saccharomyces cerevisiae YJR107W) yields the protein MKACPIIYFIAAITISFVDAYNNVIYNLAVDMAEYCRISYCIKGFGNYDFLVDAPLLKIGDLPLACPTLTFCQDNKDIEIVQILNPNIKEAQMSGSGYVAINHAKKHIVVVSRGSYTIQDWVSDFEFALVPYKRCSLCAVHKGVYAATEVIKKQAWNTIKNLLKEYPDYELIATGHSLGGGLTVLVGLEMQLDFKKRVTVISLAGLKIGNNHLAGFIDKTFNSSKYLEEVNKDANKTQFGGFLRVVHEADIVPLIPPTPLYAHGGIELYINKVRLPHPQGSTEIKGMYKFEPLSSQLFNIITQKTLQETLTIYEHNNYFMYIYGCNSTSIFDFIPGPNPQDEGNITAAALRATIINRSTSYSQSTSAVSITTF from the coding sequence ATGAAGGCTTGCccaattatatattttattgctGCTATAACTATTTCATTTGTGGATGCCTATAACAATGTAATCTATAACTTGGCAGTCGATATGGCAGAATACTGCCGGATAAGCTACTGCATCAAAGGCTTCGGAAATTATGACTTTTTAGTTGATGCACCCTTGCTTAAAATTGGTGATCTTCCATTAGCTTGTCCAACATTAACTTTTTGCCAAGACAAcaaagatattgaaattgttcaaataCTTAATCCTAATATTAAGGAAGCCCAGATGAGTGGAAGTGGCTATGTCGCAATAAACCATGCTAAGAAACATATCGTTGTTGTTTCTCGTGGGAGTTATACAATTCAGGATTGGGTTtcagattttgaattcgCTCTAGTACCGTACAAACGTTGTTCTTTATGTGCTGTACATAAAGGTGTCTACGCAGCAACAGAAGTTATTAAAAAACAGGCATGGAACACAATTAAAAATCTCTTGAAAGAATATCCAGATTATGAACTTATAGCTACTGGACATTCCCTCGGAGGTGGGCTCACTGTTCTTGTTGGCCTCGAAATGCAGCTTGACTTCAAAAAGCGTGTCACAGTTATTTCACTCGCTGGTTTGAAAATTGGTAACAACCATCTTGCTGGATTTATAGATAAAACTTTCAACTCTTCTAAATACTTAGAAGAAGTTAACAAAGATGCTAATAAAACACAATTCGGTGGGTTTTTAAGAGTAGTACACGAAGCTGATATAGTTCCACTTATTCCACCTACCCCTTTATATGCTCATGGAGGTATTGAGCtctatattaataaagtCAGGCTCCCTCATCCTCAAGGGTCCACGGAAATAAAAGGTATGTACAAGTTTGAACCTTTGTCATCCCagcttttcaatataatcacTCAAAAAACACTACAAGAGACTTTAACCATATATGAGCATAACAACTACTTCATGTACATATATGGATGTAATTCAACAAGTATTTTTGACTTTATTCCTGGCCCAAACCCACAAGATGAGGGAAATATTACTGCTGCTGCACTTCGAgcaacaataataaatcgtTCTACAAGTTATTCACAATCAACTTCCGCTGTTTCCATCACTACATTTTGA
- a CDS encoding DEHA2E00220p (no similarity), producing the protein MICRCCGKEKKTASQKKTCKKCRQKSKRRRISKAQAFDMSNNSSWFDSSSPQLDESKPRPIISNKPNNDKAYLKNEEFDSQRTIDIPDSQLTVEMSSQNDYGDPVYDEVSSEQNTGEQSNYEVSIQIQQDEVLRMKGIDLVEKTQEGLEDIEDDNNSMDESNFEIEYDNFQDDYSDPSYIESESQDSIENSIDVEETLPEPSNNGANLPTIGEIEELLEGSDISIDNWAKVAVNKKTGNIIDIHTTERWLKYIVPTASIYSKALAKEMVLKAVPENNYQIIKSGFIPRPINFAKMYDLQYCPDCTRLKSIQNHFSHRIPSSSRDKCTYRGPFKLGQGHRIGLTYIMLSNVHEFPEISSSIKNKLTNPQLTRELTEYISSGNKYLEDINFKQNIFDKYHKEFKFLLLQLPTASDKINELRQSLVDRMVEISEYARSNHEVGQSLFKKFRNVRKETVIMYTNIVFKILYTMIKLQDLGYLRLFDINDKAEDIGCIEVVTNYFDNKLMLYKINPVGYEFQTSPFIVALWLNHLDPVDHCLRDESGIQHLFDATQLFMKLELINYCRTNHKNMELEYKEYFKATEDYTTIYKILRIMKGRLFDFRTIVSNYYDVYFTKKYTTMLYKEKEIHLSDVPEFVVFLIESFCNTILPILPDHFKIKDFIERVYDPNFYSSLSCFAPLHSFRERLPFVLLETADDLRRVLCFNFFKLNKLIILIMYFTGGLPFRMTEVLGLQFNDKKRNIFFRGGKMVCTYTYNKTDNISNKTKLISRGYPIIVSKIVFFYINYVRYYELRLMEQLKQLDNNKSRWETLQERCTRYLFVDISGIVQSEDMYALFMQMSTKFIKTRLGIRDWRQIMVQFVKKNVSSTSMLSSSFIHKFLEMQAGHGSTVALNSYEKTTTRDYENGIVEAQQLMSERWHEIINLPLSLNELENFKPNIQLSSKEIN; encoded by the coding sequence ATGATATGCAGGTGTTGtggaaaagaaaaaaaaacaGCGAGTCAGAAGAAAACATGCAAAAAATGTCGCCAAAAGCTGaaacgaagaagaatatcaaaagCACAAGCCTTTGATATGTCTAACAATTCTAGTTGGtttgattcttcatctCCACAGTTAGATGAAAGTAAACCGCGTCCAATAATCAGTAATAAGCCAAATAATGACAAAGCctacttgaaaaatgaagaatttgatagTCAACGAACTATAGATATTCCAGATAGTCAGCTTACCGTGGAAATGTCTTCTCAGAATGACTATGGAGATCCTGTCTACGATGAAGTATCTTCTGAACAAAATACTGGTGAGCAAAGTAATTATGAAGTTAGTATTCAGATTCAACAAGACGAGGTACTTCGGATGAAAGGAATTGACTTGGTGGAAAAAACACAAGAAGGtttagaagatattgaagatgataataacAGTATGGATGAGAGcaactttgaaattgaatacgataattttcaagatgATTACAGTGACCCCAGTTACATAGAATCCGAAAGCCAAGATAGCATAGAAAATTCTATAGACGTAGAGGAAACCCTTCCAGAGCCTTCAAATAATGGAGCCAATTTGCCAACTATTGGTGAAATCGAAGAACTACTAGAAGGGAGCGATATAAGTATAGATAATTGGGCCAAGGTGGCGGTTAACAAAAAGACGggaaatattattgatattcacACAACAGAAAGATGGctaaaatatattgttcCAACAGCCAgtatatattcaaaagcTTTGGCTAAAGAAATGGTATTAAAAGCTGTCCCAGAAAACAATTaccaaattattaagagTGGGTTCATACCACGTCCAATTAATTTCGCTAAAATGTATGATTTACAATACTGTCCAGATTGTACTAGACTCAAGTCGAtccaaaatcatttttctCATCGTATTCCTTCTTCTCTGAGAGACAAGTGTACTTATCGAGGTCCATTTAAACTTGGTCAAGGGCATCGCATAGGTCTCACATATATTATGTTATCTAACGTACATGAATTCCCAGAAATCTCTAGCTCCATAAAAAACAAGCTTACTAATCCACAGTTGACTAGAGAATTAACCGAATACATTCTGAGtggaaataaatatttagaagatattaattttaagcaaaacatttttgataaatatcaCAAAGAGTTTAAGTTCCTATTATTGCAGTTACCTACAGCCTCtgataaaataaatgagTTAAGACAATCATTGGTCGACAGGATGGTTGAAATTAGTGAATATGCTAGACTGAATCATGAAGTGGGACAAAGTCTATTCAAAAAGTTCCGTAATGTTCGAAAGGAAACAGTTATTATGTATACTAATATAGTTTTTAAGATTCTTTATACTATGATCAAATTACAAGATCTTGGTTATTTGAGGCTATTcgatattaatgataagGCTGAAGATATTGGCTGCATTGAAGTCGTcacaaattattttgataacaaGTTGATGTTATATAAGATAAATCCAGTTGGATACGAGTTTCAGACATCACCATTCATAGTGGCTTTATGGTTAAATCATCTAGATCCAGTAGATCATTGCCTAAGAGACGAAAGTGGAATTCAACATTTATTTGATGCTACTCAGCTTTTTAtgaaattggaattaatcaattattgtCGAACAAACCATAAAAATATGGAACTAGAAtacaaagaatatttcaaggCGACTGAAGATTACACAACTATTTACAAGATTTTAAGAATTATGAAAGGTAGACTTTTTGACTTTAGAACTATTGTTTCTAATTATTACGATGTTTATTTCACTAAAAAGTATACCACCATGCtttacaaagaaaaagaaatacatTTATCTGATGTCCCCGAATTTGTTGTTTTCCTTATTGAAAGTTTTTGCAATACGATATTACCAATACTACCAGATCactttaaaattaaagatttcaTTGAGCGAGTATATGACCCAAACTTCTATTCATCTTTATCCTGCTTTGCACCTCTTCATTCCTTTAGAGAACGCCTTCCATTTGTGTTGCTAGAAACAGCAGACGATTTAAGAAGAGTACTTtgttttaatttcttcaaactAAACAAGCtcattatattaattatgtaCTTTACAGGAGGACTTCCATTTCGTATGACCGAAGTATTAGGATTACAATTCAACGATAAAAAAAGAAACATATTTTTTCGTGGCGGGAAAATGGTATGTACATATACGTACAACAAGACTGATAACATATCAAATAAGACAAAACTCATATCAAGAGGATATCCTATTATTGTATCAAAAATAGTATTCTTTTACATTAACTATGTCAGGTATTACGAACTCAGGCTAATGGAACAATTAAAGCAGttggataataataaaagcAGATGGGAAACACTACAAGAAAGATGTACAAGGTATTTGTTTGTCGATATTAGTGGAATTGTTCAACTGGAAGACATGTATGCATTATTCATGCAAATGAGTACGAAGTTCATCAAAACAAGATTAGGAATACGAGATTGGAGACAGATTATGGTCCAATTTGTTAAAAAGAATGTCTCTTCTACTAGTATGTTAAGCTCCTCATTCATCCATAAGTTTTTAGAGATGCAAGCAGGCCATGGATCAACAGTAGCCTTAAATAGTTACGAAAAAACTACCACCAGAGattatgaaaatggtaTAGTTGAAGCACAACAGTTGATGTCGGAACGTTGGCACGAAATCATCAACCTTCCCTTATCActtaatgaattagaaaacttCAAACCCAATATCCAACTTTCCAGCAAAGAAATAAACTGA
- a CDS encoding DEHA2E00110p (similar to CA5047|IPF4504 Candida albicans IPF4504 unknown function) has product MLTEEVINGSKAHDLPKEIVENEIATLLKGIEIKEEFNPHQPFDPEKHILYKENDFEKVRIHKLKELGIDKTHVPSISDVAVTDPFPLFTEDACNIMKWEAFQTKNVEKYGKIPIMSKGTTSTDFQVCGYTKNSPFTVAAWKHPKTQEIVNKFAGVRLKIMFDYEIAHINASLISSKYGSGHRETNENGANPEEDSKAVFDWHYDSNSFSAVLMLSTNDKMEGGKTGLKTGSEDVVYVDGPRIGYVTIIQGRVVKHIATKPKTNDERISSIVGYVPESLDVPDTTVLTTFRPSVSPRSLHNEYYPQWMEYRFKRIEDRLARKRKELIRNSEHGKIFEQLEVVEFCEDISNYLSKSWNEFESVVDNEIFPPKIFSTPYNEL; this is encoded by the coding sequence ATGCTAACAGAGGAAGTTATTAACGGTTCAAAAGCCCATGATCTTCCAAAGGAAATCGTCGAAAATGAGATTGCAACCTTATTAAAAGGTATTGAgataaaagaagaatttaatcCTCATCAACCGTTTGACCCAGAAAAGCATATTTTGTATAAGGAAAATGACTTCGAAAAAGTAAGAATTCATAAGTTAAAAGAGTTGGGAATTGACAAAACCCATGTTCCATCAATATCTGATGTAGCTGTTACTGATCCTTTTCCTTTATTTACAGAAGACGCTTGCAACATCATGAAATGGGAAGCATTTCAGACAAAGAATGTTGAAAAGTACGGAAAAATTCCTATTATGTCGAAAGGCACCACTTCTACCGATTTTCAAGTTTGTGGATATACAAAGAACTCTCCATTTACAGTTGCCGCGTGGAAACACCCAAAAACACAGGAGATAGTCAATAAATTTGCTGGTGTACGATTAAAAATTATGTTTGATTACGAAATTGCTCATATCAATGCTTCTTTGATAAGCCTGAAATACGGTAGTGGACATAGAGAAACAAACGAAAATGGCGCTAACCCTGAAGAGGACAGCAAAGCTGTTTTTGATTGGCACTACGACTCTAACTCATTCTCAGCAGTATTAATGTTGTCGACTAACGACAAAATGGAAGGTGGTAAAACCGGTTTAAAAACTGGTTCGGAGGATGTTGTTTATGTTGATGGTCCAAGGATAGGCTATGTAACCATCATTCAAGGTAGAGTTGTTAAGCATATTGCAACCAAGCCTAAAACTAATGATGAAAGAATTTCCTCAATTGTTGGCTATGTTCCTGAGTCTCTAGATGTACCTGATACTACAGTTCTCACTACATTCCGTCCTTCAGTTTCTCCGAGGTCGTTGcataatgaatattatcCACAATGGATGGAATATAGAtttaaaagaattgaagatcGCTTAGCTCGAAAgagaaaagaattaataagGAACCTGGAGCATggtaaaatatttgaacaATTGGAAGTGGTAGAATTTTGCgaagatatttcaaattatttaagcAAAAGCTGGAATGAGTTTGAATCTGttgttgataatgaaatctTTCCTCCTAAAATTTTTTCTACTCCATACAATGAGCTTTGA